The region CTGCCAATGGCCGAGCCCACGGCGCGGCTAGCGCTCGGCTGCCCTATACATTGGGCCAGGCTGGCGTAGGAGCAGAGATGCCCTTCCGGAATGCGCAGCAGCGCCTCCCATACTTTCAGCTGGAAAGGCGTGCCGCTCAGGTGCAGCCGGATGCGGCCTGCATCCGGTGTGAGCGTGTCCTGGAAAAAAGCCTGCACTTGCCGGTGTATACTTGCTTCCTGCTGCAGCAGCTCCGCCTTGGGCCAGGCCTGCCGTAGCTCCTGCAGCGCCTGCTCGGCGTTTTGGTAAAAGTGGAGGTGGCAGATACCTTTTTCCGTGGAGGCGACCAGGTAAGGGCCGAACCGGCAGGAAGCGAAGCTATAGGTTAGCTGCAGCTGCTCGCCTTTGTTCTTGTATTGTCCCGGTGTCATGCCTTCTATGCTGACAAACAAGTCGTGGAGGCGGCTGCTGCCCGAGAGGCCGGTGTCATACGTTGCCTCCAGGATGTAAGCGCTTTGGGTAAGCACTTTTTTGGCGTGCTGCAGCGAGAGGTACTGCAGAAACTTTTTGGGACTTACACCGGCCCACTCGGTAAAAATTCGCTGGAAGTGCTGCGGGCTCAGGTGCACCTGCGCCGCCACCTCCTCTAAAGTGGGTTGTTGCGTTGCCTTCAGCCGGATGTAGGCCAGTGCCCTGGCTACTGTTTCGTAATGATTCATAGGGGCAATTACCTAAATCAGCCTTATACTTTCAACCCGATTCTTGCGGATTTTATACCTTGGCTAAAATAAAAATCCCCGGCCGTTGAGCTGGGGACTTATCTTTTAGTTCGCTGCGCTGCCAGGGGCAGTTGCGTTGAAGAAGCCCTGCGGGTCGGGCATCTTCTCTGTCAGTTCCAGAATGTAGGTATAATCAATCTGCGACATGTCCAGGGTGCGGCTCTTGTGCAGGTAACTCCAGGCTTCGTTATACTTTCTCTCCTGGTACTTCACCTTCGAGAGGTTATAGAGCGCATAAGCGTTGTTGGGATCTGCGGCAGTGGCAGTAGCCAGATAGGCGGCGGCCTTCTTCAGGTTTTTCTTCTTCTTTTTCTCATTGTAAACGGCCAGGTAAGCTGCGGCCGCATCCGATAGCAGGAGCGAGTTCTTGGCATCCAGCGCCAGCGCTTTCTCATACATGCTGATGGCATGCGATTGGTTGCCGCGGGCGGAGGTTACCAGGCCAAAGGCCCAGTAGGTGTCCTTGTTATCCGGGTTCAGGAGCCAGGCCAGGTTAAAGCGGTACATAGCCGTGTCTACCTGCCCCTCGTTTAGGTACTCCCAGCCGCGCTCCATAAAGAATTTGCTGGCCTCGCGGCGGTCGGTAAAGTTCTTGTCGCAGCTGGTCAGGAACTTCTCATCCTGCTTTTGCTCGGCTTCTGTTTTCTGCTTTTCGCCGAACATCGGCAGCACTTTCGGGCTAAGCTCGACAGCCTGCTCCTGGGCAAGGCTGAGGGTGGTGGCGCAAATAAGTGCCACGGCGGCTAGAAAAAATCTTTTCATAAGGTAGTTGTAGCTGTGTATACGTCCGGGTTGCACTGCCGCAGTTGTGGCAGCAGGTCTGTTGTGAGGGCGCTGTAATGCCATCGTATAAAAGTAACACAGCTGCGCTATACTTGCAAATTACCGCTTCCGCTGCGCCGTATAAATTCCCTCCGGGTCGCGCTCATGCTGCAGCAAGGCCGAAATCAATTGCCTGTCCTCTTTACTCTTATCCTGGCGGATGCTCTGGTGCAGGTAGTCCCAGGCCTGGGCGAACTCATAGAGGTAGTAGCTGTTCACAGCCAGTTTGTAGAACGTGTCGGCGGCATCATCGGGGTGCAGCTGCACGGCGCGCTCCAGTAGCTTTTTGCTTTGCTGCAGGTCATCCGGCGAGCTTTGTTGGTAAAAGCGTGCCAGGTGAGTCGTGGCGATGTCGGTGAGCAGGCGCGGGTTTTCCTTGTCCTTGTCCAGGGCGCGGTAAAGTATGTAGAGGGCCTTGTCGTACTCCTGCTGCTGCCCATACACCAACCCGTACCCCCAGTAAACCTCGTTGTTGTTGCGGTCCATCAGCCAGGCGCGGTTAAAGAAGACGATCGCCGAGTCAAGCTTCTCCTCGTTAAACGTGCGCTTTGCCTGCAGCACATAGTACTTGCCGGCCATCTGGCGGCTCTTAAACCGATTAGTATTCTCCTTCAGGAACCTGTTTTGCTGCTCCACAGCCTCCGGCGTGGCGGGTGCCATGGGCGGAATTACCTCCTGCATCGTAAGCCTTGGCCGCTGCTGGGGCTGCTGGTTTTCAGTAAGGGCATTTTGCATGTTACAACCACTCAACCCCATCATAATCAGTCCTGCCGCTGCTATCCATTGTCGCATTTTATACTTTTGCTGGTTTGGTTTACTAACGCCCCTACGTAATTTTTAGTACAACGTCTGGATTTTAGGAAAAGGAGGGAGGCTGTCGGAATTAATTTGCGACAATTGACGTTTTTATTTAGACAAGTTTCGTATATTTGAATGTATAAACCGTTGCCACCATGGGACAAGCCTTAAGTATAGATAGCAGACTGAGCTACAGCCTGATAGACGATAAAGACGTATTCATGCTCATCAGCACGGTGCGTGAGGGCATAAAATATGCCCTGTTCCAGAACATCGCCGATAAGATTCCCTTTAGCGTGAGCGAGTGGTCTAATTTCCTGCACCTGTCGGAGCGCACGTTTCAGCGCTACAAGAAAGAAAAGCGCACCTTCGATCCGCTGCACTCCGAGAAGATTCTGGAGATAACGCTGGTGTACAACAAGGGCACGGAGGTGTTCGGCGACAAGGCTAACTTTGATGCCTGGCTGGAGGCCAAGAACGTGGCGCTCGGTGGCCTGAAGCCCAAGGAACTGCTCGACAGCACCTTCGGTATTGGTTTGCTGCGCGATGAATTGACGCGCATAGAACACGGCGTGCTGGCATGATCGTGTACCGCCTCAGCAGGGGTTTGTACCGCAAAGACCTTTCAGGGCGCGGGGCGGAGATTGCCGGCGGCCGCTGGAACAGCAAAGGCACCGCCATACTTTACACCAGCGAGTCTATTGCGCTGTGTACGGTGGAGATTGCCGTGCACATGCCACTTGGCATCGTGCCTAAAGATTATCACCTCGTCCGCATCGAGCTACCGGATTCCGCAAGTATAAAGGAGCTTTCGGAGGCAGACTTGCCCGAAGATTGGAAATCCTTTCCGCATGCCAACAGCACCCAGGAGATCGGCGACGCCTTTGTGCAGGAACTGGAACATCTGGTCTTGAAAGTGCCCTCCGCCACGGTGCAGGGTAATTATAACTTCCTCGTCAATCCGCGCCACCCGGACTTTAACCAGGTAAAGGTGCTGGATACCCAACTTTTCGAATTCGACAAGCGATTGTTTGTAAAGGAGTAGGCGAGAAGCAAGCCCTGAGGACCGGGCAGGAGCTTTGCAGTGCCGCGGCCAACCACGCCTTCTACTCATCACCTCTCCTTTTCTCGAGAGCCCCTACCCCAAAACAGGAGAGGGAACTGTACTTGCTGATGCCAAAGTATGAGTTTCATAGCTGCTGGCATTGCGCGAGCAGGTCGATACCTGTGCCTACACATATCAACCCACCCCAGCCCCTCTGAGGAGGGGAGTTCTCCGCAGTCGATAACATCCTCCTGCCCCCTTCAAAGGGGGACTTGGTTCCCGCTCCGTCAGCAGCGGCTATCGAACTGATACCCAGTCCTTGGGTTGAGCGCCTATGCGAGTTTTTCCGGTGCTGAACGAAGTGAGGCAGCCCGAGGCACGAGGGCAGGAAAAGCTCCCAGCGCGATGCCCTTATCGAGGGTCCCTACCCCCAGGACGAGCCCTCTCGGGCTTGAGAGCTCCAAAGCCAGAAGTGAAACGAGCTGGTAGTAAGGCTGAGGATGAACAGGAGTTAGCAAGGATAGCTTGGTTCAAGATGCAGGAAGCAGCGGCTCTGAAAGTATAAATCAACAAGTATAAGTATGGCTAAAGTATAAATGTAAACAAGGTTCAAGCTGCAAGAAGCAGTGGCAAGTTAAGGCACAAACATACGCTTGCTCCAAGGAGGTGGCAAAGGAAGTATAGGGAACCTTAAACCTGATCAATCTGCCATGGTTCAGAGAAACCTGCTCATTAGAGATAACTGTTATCGCTGAAATACACTTCGGAGCTCTCAGTAATAGGGCTTTAAATTTAACTTGCGTTTATACTTTGTTTACCTGCATCAGCTTAACTTTGCCCCATGAAACGCTTGAAGATTTTTATACTTGCCCTGCTGTTAGCAGCCCCAGCTTGGGCGCAGGTAGACACTGCCCAACAGGTAGAGCCGAACCGCCGGAACAGCGTAGCGCAAATGCAGAAGCCCTACGTGATCATGATCTCCGCCGACGGCTTCCGTTATGATTACGCCGATAAGTATGACGCGGCGAACCTGAAAAATTTCAGGGAGCTAGGGGTGCAGGCCGAGTCGATGCTGCCCTCATTCCCAAGCAAGACGTTCCCCAACCATTACACCTTGGTTACAGGCATGTACCCGGCCACGCACGGCCTCATCAACAACTACTTTTACGACCCGCAGCGAAAGGAGCATTACTCTATGCGCGACAGGAAGCAGGTGGAGGATGGCAGCTGGTACGGCGGTGTGCCACTATGGGTGCTGGCAGAACGGAACCAGCTGCTGTCGGCCAGCTTTTACTGGGTAGGCTCCGAGGCGCCGGTGCAGAACACGCGCCCCACCTACTGGTACAAGTATAATGAGGATATTCCGTTCGAAGCCCGGGTGCAGACCGTGGTGGACTGGCTAAGGCTGCCGGAGGCGGAGCGCCCGCACCTGATCACGTTTTACCTGCCGGAGGTAGACCACGCCGCTCATCGGTACGGGCCGGATGCACCGGAGACGGAGCAGTCGGTAAAGGAGCTGGATGCACGCCTGAAGCAGCTGACAGAGGCAGTGGCTGTCACGGGCCTGCCGGTAAACTATATCTTTGTTTCCGACCATGGCATGATTCAGATAGACCAGGAGAATACCTTGCCGCTTCCGGCCGCAGTCGACACGGCAAAGTTCTTGGTGTCAGGCGGAGGTATGGTGGTGGAATTGCACGCCAAAAATAAAAAGGACATCAAGCCAACGTATAGAAAACTGAAGAAGGAAGCTGGTGGAGCTTATAAAGTTTATACCAAAAGCAATATTCCGAAGCACCTGCACTATGGTAAGAAGGCGGACAAGTATAACCGCGTGGGCGATATCCTGCTGCTGACCGATGCTCCAAAAGTATTCCATTTCTCCAGCCGCAAACCTGCACCGGGCGCACACGGCTACGATCCTACTGCCGTAAAAGAGATGCACGCCACATTTTATGCTTGGGGGCCGGGATTTAAAGAGGGTGTAAAAACAGCTGCGTTCAGCAA is a window of Pontibacter kalidii DNA encoding:
- a CDS encoding tetratricopeptide repeat protein, whose product is MKRFFLAAVALICATTLSLAQEQAVELSPKVLPMFGEKQKTEAEQKQDEKFLTSCDKNFTDRREASKFFMERGWEYLNEGQVDTAMYRFNLAWLLNPDNKDTYWAFGLVTSARGNQSHAISMYEKALALDAKNSLLLSDAAAAYLAVYNEKKKKKNLKKAAAYLATATAADPNNAYALYNLSKVKYQERKYNEAWSYLHKSRTLDMSQIDYTYILELTEKMPDPQGFFNATAPGSAAN
- a CDS encoding RES family NAD+ phosphorylase, whose translation is MIVYRLSRGLYRKDLSGRGAEIAGGRWNSKGTAILYTSESIALCTVEIAVHMPLGIVPKDYHLVRIELPDSASIKELSEADLPEDWKSFPHANSTQEIGDAFVQELEHLVLKVPSATVQGNYNFLVNPRHPDFNQVKVLDTQLFEFDKRLFVKE
- a CDS encoding alkaline phosphatase family protein, whose protein sequence is MKRLKIFILALLLAAPAWAQVDTAQQVEPNRRNSVAQMQKPYVIMISADGFRYDYADKYDAANLKNFRELGVQAESMLPSFPSKTFPNHYTLVTGMYPATHGLINNYFYDPQRKEHYSMRDRKQVEDGSWYGGVPLWVLAERNQLLSASFYWVGSEAPVQNTRPTYWYKYNEDIPFEARVQTVVDWLRLPEAERPHLITFYLPEVDHAAHRYGPDAPETEQSVKELDARLKQLTEAVAVTGLPVNYIFVSDHGMIQIDQENTLPLPAAVDTAKFLVSGGGMVVELHAKNKKDIKPTYRKLKKEAGGAYKVYTKSNIPKHLHYGKKADKYNRVGDILLLTDAPKVFHFSSRKPAPGAHGYDPTAVKEMHATFYAWGPGFKEGVKTAAFSNVQVYAIVARLLGLEYSHNIDGDGTVAKEVLK
- a CDS encoding bifunctional transcriptional activator/DNA repair enzyme AdaA, with the translated sequence MNHYETVARALAYIRLKATQQPTLEEVAAQVHLSPQHFQRIFTEWAGVSPKKFLQYLSLQHAKKVLTQSAYILEATYDTGLSGSSRLHDLFVSIEGMTPGQYKNKGEQLQLTYSFASCRFGPYLVASTEKGICHLHFYQNAEQALQELRQAWPKAELLQQEASIHRQVQAFFQDTLTPDAGRIRLHLSGTPFQLKVWEALLRIPEGHLCSYASLAQCIGQPSASRAVGSAIGSNPIAFLIPCHRVIKSVGGIGEYRWGSERKMAIIGWEAAARPQPQYGNLSFDFAE
- the parS gene encoding type II RES/Xre toxin-antitoxin system antitoxin; its protein translation is MGQALSIDSRLSYSLIDDKDVFMLISTVREGIKYALFQNIADKIPFSVSEWSNFLHLSERTFQRYKKEKRTFDPLHSEKILEITLVYNKGTEVFGDKANFDAWLEAKNVALGGLKPKELLDSTFGIGLLRDELTRIEHGVLA
- a CDS encoding tetratricopeptide repeat protein, with amino-acid sequence MRQWIAAAGLIMMGLSGCNMQNALTENQQPQQRPRLTMQEVIPPMAPATPEAVEQQNRFLKENTNRFKSRQMAGKYYVLQAKRTFNEEKLDSAIVFFNRAWLMDRNNNEVYWGYGLVYGQQQEYDKALYILYRALDKDKENPRLLTDIATTHLARFYQQSSPDDLQQSKKLLERAVQLHPDDAADTFYKLAVNSYYLYEFAQAWDYLHQSIRQDKSKEDRQLISALLQHERDPEGIYTAQRKR